A genomic segment from Spinacia oleracea cultivar Varoflay chromosome 3, BTI_SOV_V1, whole genome shotgun sequence encodes:
- the LOC110800231 gene encoding uncharacterized protein: MSIVALIETKVKESNVKKVQNKFGSVWRWETNYSHSPRRRIWLGWKHTVVTLHVTCATEQLIHACVVDKKGDFSSAFTIVYGLHLVDTRRPLWASLAQLHQRVVGPWVIMGDFNSTLLSGDRHNGSHVTQAETKDFEDCLDHTGLTELKSCGHYFAWSNKGKGDRRISSRIDRALGNVEWHTKFTDAVVDYVNPGLSDHSPLVMTCSSSSVGGGRPFKFFDYMAEHDKFLDSVKKGWEMNCHGTLMFKLWSRLKQVKQELKALHHQEFARIEERIYKVREGLKEVQSQLATDHLDVDLHEAEKNLERQNKNIIDLLYDGSGRKLEKFDDIKAGISSFYKELIGTAASSLTSIDVQMVRKGKQLSADNAEGLVRPITNDEIDAAVKGIEVNKASGLDGFNCLFFLKAWDVIKDDMYDAEKGII, encoded by the exons ATGAGTATTGTTGCTTTAATTGAAACTAAAGTAAAAGAAAGTAATGTAAAGAAGGTTCAGAATAAATTTGGGTCTGTATGGAGGTGGGAAACTAACTATTCTCACTCCCCAAGACGGAGAATCTGGTTGGGTTGGAAGCATACAGTTGTTACTTTACATGTAACTTGTGCCACAGAACAATTGATTCATGCCTGTGTTGTTGATAAGAAGGGTGATTTCAGTTCTGCTTTCACAATTGTGTATGGTCTTCACTTAGTTGATACTAGGAGGCCTTTATGGGCTTCTTTAGCTCAGTTACATCAGCGGGTGGTAGGGCCTTGGGTCATTATGGGTGATTTCAACTCTACTCTTCTTTCTGGTGATAGGCACAATGGTAGCCATGTAACTCAAGCTGAAACAAAGGATTTTGAAGACTGTCTTGATCACACTGGTCTTACTGAACTAAAAAGTTGTGGTCACTACTTTGCTTGGAGTAATAAGGGGAAAGGTGACAGAAGGATTAGCTCTAGAATTGATAGAGCTTTAGGAAATGTTGAATGGCACACTAAATTTACTGATGCAGTGGTGGATTATGTAAATCCAGGGTTGTCAGACCACTCTCCTCTTGTTATGACTTGTAGTTCTTCTAGTGTTGGTGGTGGGAGACCTTTCAAGTTCTTTGACTATATGGCTGAGCATGACAAATTTCTGGATTCTGTGAAAAAGGGATGGGAGATGAATTGTCATGGTACTTTAATGTTTAAGCTCTGGTCTAGATTAAAACAGGTTAAACAAGAGTTAAAGGCTTTGCATCATCAGGAGTTTGCTAGAATTGAAGAAAGGATTTATAAGGTTAGAGAGGGATTAAAAGAAGTTCAGTCTCAACTGGCTACTGATCATCTGGATGTGGACTTGCATGAAGCTGAGAAGAACCTT GAAAGACAAAACAAGAATATCATTGATTTGCTGTATGATGGTTCGGGAAGGAAATTGGAGAAATTTGATGATATTAAAGCTGGAATCAGTTCATTTTATAAGGAGCTTATTGGCACTGCTGCTTCTAGTTTGACTAGTATTGATGTCCAGATGGTAAGGAAAGGGAAGCAACTTTCAGCTGATAATGCAGAAGGGTTGGTTAGACCTATTACAAATGATGAGATTGATGCAGCTGTGAAAGGGATTGAGGTAAACAAGGCTTCTGGTCTTGATGGGTTCAACTGCCTGTTTTTTCTCAAAGCTTGGGATGTGATCAAAGATGACATGTATGATGCAGAAAAAGGAATTATTTAG